DNA from Geobacillus vulcani PSS1:
GCGACGTCAAACTTGTGCGGACCGCGGCCGATTTCTTCATCCGGCGTAAAGGCGACGCGCACTTTGCCGTGTTTGATGTCCGGATGCTGAATGAGGTAGTGCATCGCCGTCATAATTTCCGCGATTCCCGCTTTATCGTCGGCGCCCAATAGCGTCGTTCCGTCTGTCGTAATGAGCGTATGCCCTTTGTAGTGGGCAAGCTCCGGGAAATCGTTGGGCGACAAAATGATGCCTTGTTCTTTGTTTAACACGATGTCGCCGCCGTCGTACGAGTCGATCAATTGCGGGTTGACGTTGGCCCCGGTAAATTCCGGCGCGGTGTCCATATGAGCCAAAAAACCGATCACTGGCACGTTTTTGTCCGTATTGGCCGGCAATGTCGCCATCACGTAGCCGTTTTCGTCGACCGTCACTTCTTCCATCCCGATCGCTTTCAGCTCCTCGACCAGCATGTTCGCCAACTCCCATTGTCCTTGAGTCGACGGGCACGTATGGCTTTCTGGATCGGATTGAGTGTTGATTTTCGCGTAGCGGATGAAGCGTTCGATGAGTTCGTGTTTCATTGGTTCATCTCCTTATGTACAAGTTTTTCTGGATGAGCGAATCATTCCGCCGATGCAGTAAGAAAAAAGAGGCGGTTTCCGTTTTATTTTACCATATGCGGCTTCAAACGGTAAAAAAAGAGGGGACCATTTCCATGCCCAATAATGGATGTGATCCCCATCATTTACTGGGGGGATCAACACGAGGATCGTCTTAAAAATTTTATACCGCTAAACTTGACGGGTATGGGGACCATTTCCTGCTTGGCGCTATGGTGCCCCAAAGTTGGCGTACGGCCGCTGCCATTACAGGCGCCGGTGGCAGAGGACGGTTATGGTATAATGAAAAGGCCAGTGCCTCGTCAGGAACGCGAAGAACGTAGGTGCTTTCTGCCTCGGGCGGATGAAACAAACGGAAAGGAGAAGCCAAACGATGCGATTCAGCTATGTGTCCCATCTATATTGCCCCAAATGTGCACGTACATATGATGTCGATCAAGTTCATCAACTTTGCGAATGCGGCTCGCCGCTTTTGGTCGCCTATGATTTGGAGGCGATGCGCCAAGAAGTGGTGAGGGAAGTGCTCAAGGAACGCGAACCGAGCTTATGGCGATATCATGAGTTGCTGCCGGTGAAACGCCCGGAACATATCGTGTCGCTCGGTGAAGGGATGACACCGCTCGTGCCGATGCCGCGCTTAGGGAAGGAAATCGGCATTGAAGCGCTGTACATGAAAGACGAGGGGGTTATTCCAACAGGGACGTTTAAAGCTCGCGGGGCGGCGGTCGGAGTTTCCAAGGCGAAAGAACTGGGCGTCAAACAGCTCGCGATGCCGACCAACGGCAATGCGGGAGCGGCGTGGTCGCTGTACGCGGCGCGGGCGGGCATCCGCGCGACGGTCGTCATGCCGGTCGATGCGCCGGAACTGACGCGAAAAGAATGCGCCATCGCTGGGGCGGAGTTGTATTTCGTCAACGGCCTCATCAGCGACGCTGGGCAAATCGTGGCGAAAGCGATCCGCGAATACGGGTGGTACGATGCTTCTACATTAAAAGAACCCTACCGGATTGAAGGGAAGAAAACGATGGGGCTTGAGATCGCCGAGCAGTTCTCTTGGCAGCTTCCGGATGTCATTTTGTACCCGACCGGCGGCGGGGTCGGAATTATCGGCATTTACAAGGCGTTCAAAGAACTGAAAGCGCTCGGCTGGGTGGACGGCAAGATGCCGCGGCTGGTCGCCGTGCAGGCTGAGCATTGCGCGCCGATCGTGAAGGCGTGGAACGAGAAAAAGCGCGAATCGGAGTTTTGGCCGAATTCCCATACGGTGGCGTTTGGCATCAATGTCCCGAAAGCGCTCGGCGATTTCCTTGTGCTTGAGGCGGTGTATGAAACGGACGGCTGCGCCATTGCGATCAGCGATAAGGACATTTTAGCGGAACAGCGGGCGGTGGCGAAACTGGAAGGGGCGTTCATTTGTCCGGAAGGGGCGGCGGCGTTTGCCGCGGCCCGCAAGCTGCGCGAGAGCGGCTGGATTCGCGACGGGGAGACGGTCGTCGTACTCAACACGGGGACGGGATTGAAATACGCCGATTTGATTCAAGTCGCCCCGCCGGTGCTCGAGCCGGGGGATGTGCTTCCAAAGGAGAATGGATAAATTGGCGGAGTAGGATAACGTGGGAAAAAAAGCGGCATCGAAAAAAGGCATGCTGCTTGGACTGGCGGCGGGAACAGCGACAATGGTTCTGATCATGAGCGTGCTGAACTACTACGTTTTTTTGCCGGCGTATACGCTTTTTCTCGGCGCTCCGGCGATGAGTGCGCCGGAAACAAAAGCATTGGTCATTTCTGCGATTTTGCCGTTTAACGCGGCAAAAGGAGTGCTTATGGCGGTTGTGTTTATGCTTCTCTTTTTGCGTCTTCGCCCGTGGCTACAAAAACAGGCTGTCGCACGCCGGGCAGCATAGCGAAAAAACGAGGGGTTCTGTTCCAACCCCTCGTTTTTTCATTTCTGCTGTCGATGAGTGGGGAGATTCGATTCTCTTCACCAAAACCGAAACTTGGATACCGATTCGGCGAACCGCTCTTCTTTAAACGGATTGGCGGTCATCGAATAACCGCGCTCTTCCCAGTAGCCCGGCTCGTCCTTTTTCATGAAGCGGATGCCGGACGCCCATTTCGCCCCTTTCCATAAGTAAAACGTCGCCGGCGGAATAAAGCGGAGCGGATAGCCGTGCTTCGGCGAGATGTCTTGCCAATCGTGATGCTTGTCTTTCCAGCGGTAGACAAACAGTGCATCATCGCCCATCAACGCGTCAAGCGGCAAGTTCGCCGAATAGCCAAACCGGTCGCCGTTTAAATATCCGTAAATTTTCACGTATTTGACATCGGGATGCAGCTCCACAAAGCGCAAAAATTCGCGGAAGGCGATGCCTTCGAACGTCGTGTCGAATTTTGACCACGTCGTTACGCAGTGCATATCCAAGGTCGAAATCGTCTTCGGCAGCCGCATCACTTCCCCATATGACAGCGACACTTCCTCTTTCACGTCACCGAACAGCCGAAAATTCCACGTCGCTTCATCAAATGAGTATACGTCTCCTTCGTGCAAAATCGGCCATTTTTCCGTTTCAAATTGGCCAGGAGGGAGTTGTTTCGACATAAGCAGCCACTCCTTTATGATTGATGATCGAACATCAGCGCAAGGGAAGCGAACAGACGTCATTTTCCTTTGTTGCCGGCATTGCCGTCCGCCCAATGGACCATGGGTCATGCTCATCGGTTTTGTCGGCCGGCATGACGTCCGTTGTTTTTCGGTGGCAACGGCTTCTCCCCGCATCGGGCATCAGGGCTGGAAGATCCAACGCGGTTCTCCCTGTTTTTCCATTATATCATATCCGAAAGAAAGGATGGGCGCTTCCGTTTTTCTGACGTCGAGGAAGCGGGGGCTGGCGAACGTAAAGATGGGGAAAGGAATGGCGGAGTCATTTTGCCATGAAGCCAAGTCGGACACGGGAGATTTTTTGTCAATATTTATTGATTTTTTACTTTTCTTAATTATATAATGATAATAACAAATTTGAAACAGTCGTTCCGAAATTCGGAACGAAGGTGGGAGGGAGAGGCTGGCGAAGAAAGGGAAGGCAAAGGTGTGATGAGAGCATGGACAGCGAAATCAGTTACGTCGAAGGGGGAAAAGAAGAACATGGTGCTTATTGGTGTTGCGATCGTGATCATTGGTTTTATCATTCGCATCAATCCGCTGCTTGTTGTCACTTTGTCTGGATTGGCAACAGGACTCTTCGCCCATCAATCGCTCTATGAGATTATTGAACAATTTGGAAAGGCGTTTACAACCAATCGATATATGGCGGTGTTTATCGCCACCTTGCCTGTCATTGGCCTTTTGGAACGGTTTGGATTGCGCGAACAGGCAGAACATGTAGTGTCAAACATCAAGGCGGCGACAACCGGACGCATTTTGACCGCGTACTTAGTCATACGGGAAGCGGCTGCCGCGGCTGGACTCACTTCCTTGGGCGGACATGCCCAAATGGTTCGCCCACTTGTGGCTCCGATGGCAGAGGGGGCGGCCGAGGCGAAATACGGAACATTGCCGGATCGCGTCCGTGACGATATTCGCGCCCATGCGGCAGCCGTGGACAACATCGGACTGTTTTTCGGCGAAGATGTGTTCATTGCGATCGGCGCGATTTTGTTGATGAAAGGATTTTTTGATCAAAACGGCATTCCTTCTGATCCGCTGCATATGGCGTTATGGGCGATCCCAACTGCCGTAGCTGCGTTGATCGTGCACAGCTTCCGACTTCATCGGCTGGACCGCTCCCTTCACAAGCTTCTCTATCGGGAGAATGGAAAGGGGCGAGCATAAATGTGGCTGTCAATGGAAGCGGTTTACATATTCTTAGGAATCGTTGTAACGTTAGGAAGCGTCTGGACGTTTGCCGACCGAAGCAACCCGAAACGCCTCACATCCGGGCTGTTTTACTTGCTTTACGGTGTGACGTTATTGTTTGGCAGCGTCATCCCGCCTTTTTATACAGGGGTGCTAGTCCTCATCATGGTGGCTATTGTAGGATTCGGAGGATTGAAGCTGGGAAAATACGAAGAAGCATCGCCGGAAGAAAGGCAGCAACATCGCCAGCGTTTGAACAACCGCCTGTTCATCCCGGCGCTGTTGATCCCGATCTTGACTGTCATCGGTGTGACTTGGCTGAAAAATGTCAAAATCGGAGGCGCGTTCCTTCTCGATCCGAAAAACGTTACTCTCGTATCATTGGGAGTGGCGACGTTCATGGCGTTGCTCATCAGCATGGCGATGACTCGGTCGACTCCGTTTGCAGCGGTCAAAGAATCGCGCCGGCTGCTTGAAACGATCGGTTGGGCCGCCCTTTTGCCGCAGATGTTGGCGACGTTAGGAACGATCTTTACAACAGCCGGGGTGGGTGCCGCTGTTTCCGAGTTGATCGGTACCATCATTCCGACTCATTCGCTGTTTTGGATTGTTGTGGCTTATTGCGTTGGCATGGCATTGTTTACCATGATCATGGGCAATGCTTTTGCCGCCTTCCCTGTTATGACCGCTGGAATCGCGGTCCCGCTGCTGATTCAACAATTTGGCGTCGACGCGAATCATGTCGCCGCTCTCGGGATGTTTTCCGGCTACTGCGGCACGTTGATGACGCCGATGGCAGCGAATTTCAACATCGTTCCCGCCGCTTTGCTTGATCTACGAGATCAAAATCATGTCATTCGCGTGCAAGTGCCGACCGCGCTCATTCTGTTGGCGTTTAACATCGCGGCGATGTATGTGGTCACGCTCATGGACTTATAAAGTCATGATCAAAAGGGGATGGAGATACGATGAAAACCGTACTTGTGACCGGATTTGCGCCGTTTGGAGGAGAAACGGTGAATCCATCGCTAGAGGCGATCAAGCCATTAGCCGGTTGGAAAACCGATACGTATACGGTTGAGACAAGGGAGATTCCAACGGTATTTGGCAAAGCGATTGAGACGTTGTATGCCGCGATGGAAGACGTGGTTCCTGACCTTGTCATTTGCGTTGGTCAAGCGGGAGGACGGCCTGATCTTTCGATTGAAAGAGTGGCGCTCAATGTGAATGATGCGCGCATTCCGGATAATGAAGGCAATCAGCCGATTGACACGCCGATTGTTCCCAATGGTCCGGTCGGTTATTGGTCCACATTGCCGGTCAAGGCGATGGTCCATGAATTAAGACGGCACGGTATACCGGCTTCCGTCTCGCATACGGCTGGAACGTTTGTGTGCAATCACCTGTTTTATGGACTCATGCACTATATCGCTGAGTCGCAACGGCCCATTCGAGGCGGGTTCATCCATATCCCGTATTTGCCGGAACAAGCCGCCCGTCATCCAGGGCAGCCGAGCATGGCGTTGGAAACGGTGGTGAAAGGATTGCGGATTGTGATCGACGTCGCATTCCGGCAGGAGGAAGATATCGCAACGAGCGAAGGATCGATCTGTTAAGGAAAGAGCAGCGAGCGCCGCATCGGAAACACGAACGGTGCTGTATCCTTCACCTCTCGGCATCAATCGGGCCAAGCAAAAGCGATCGCCATCGAGGGGGAAGGCGAAGCGGCCATCGCCACGGCGAACGTTTCGCCTATGCCTGCTGTTCCAAGCGTGCGTTTCAGCGCCCGGCCTGATTGATCTTTGCGACGATGTGTTCTCCGGAGGGAAGATGACCGCTGAGAGACGCAAGCAGCCAATCCGGCAAGAATATTCCGAGTCATAGGAAAAACAGCGGCTCCGCTTTGGTCGGAGCCGCTCGTTTTTTATCCTAAGGCGACAGCAGCGGCAGGAATCATTTCCTTCCCCATTGCGCACCGTATCCAATAGGACCATCATAATGGA
Protein-coding regions in this window:
- a CDS encoding threonine synthase, which translates into the protein MRFSYVSHLYCPKCARTYDVDQVHQLCECGSPLLVAYDLEAMRQEVVREVLKEREPSLWRYHELLPVKRPEHIVSLGEGMTPLVPMPRLGKEIGIEALYMKDEGVIPTGTFKARGAAVGVSKAKELGVKQLAMPTNGNAGAAWSLYAARAGIRATVVMPVDAPELTRKECAIAGAELYFVNGLISDAGQIVAKAIREYGWYDASTLKEPYRIEGKKTMGLEIAEQFSWQLPDVILYPTGGGVGIIGIYKAFKELKALGWVDGKMPRLVAVQAEHCAPIVKAWNEKKRESEFWPNSHTVAFGINVPKALGDFLVLEAVYETDGCAIAISDKDILAEQRAVAKLEGAFICPEGAAAFAAARKLRESGWIRDGETVVVLNTGTGLKYADLIQVAPPVLEPGDVLPKENG
- a CDS encoding sulfite oxidase-like oxidoreductase yields the protein MSKQLPPGQFETEKWPILHEGDVYSFDEATWNFRLFGDVKEEVSLSYGEVMRLPKTISTLDMHCVTTWSKFDTTFEGIAFREFLRFVELHPDVKYVKIYGYLNGDRFGYSANLPLDALMGDDALFVYRWKDKHHDWQDISPKHGYPLRFIPPATFYLWKGAKWASGIRFMKKDEPGYWEERGYSMTANPFKEERFAESVSKFRFW
- a CDS encoding DUF969 domain-containing protein; this encodes MVLIGVAIVIIGFIIRINPLLVVTLSGLATGLFAHQSLYEIIEQFGKAFTTNRYMAVFIATLPVIGLLERFGLREQAEHVVSNIKAATTGRILTAYLVIREAAAAAGLTSLGGHAQMVRPLVAPMAEGAAEAKYGTLPDRVRDDIRAHAAAVDNIGLFFGEDVFIAIGAILLMKGFFDQNGIPSDPLHMALWAIPTAVAALIVHSFRLHRLDRSLHKLLYRENGKGRA
- a CDS encoding DUF979 domain-containing protein translates to MWLSMEAVYIFLGIVVTLGSVWTFADRSNPKRLTSGLFYLLYGVTLLFGSVIPPFYTGVLVLIMVAIVGFGGLKLGKYEEASPEERQQHRQRLNNRLFIPALLIPILTVIGVTWLKNVKIGGAFLLDPKNVTLVSLGVATFMALLISMAMTRSTPFAAVKESRRLLETIGWAALLPQMLATLGTIFTTAGVGAAVSELIGTIIPTHSLFWIVVAYCVGMALFTMIMGNAFAAFPVMTAGIAVPLLIQQFGVDANHVAALGMFSGYCGTLMTPMAANFNIVPAALLDLRDQNHVIRVQVPTALILLAFNIAAMYVVTLMDL
- the pcp gene encoding pyroglutamyl-peptidase I; protein product: MKTVLVTGFAPFGGETVNPSLEAIKPLAGWKTDTYTVETREIPTVFGKAIETLYAAMEDVVPDLVICVGQAGGRPDLSIERVALNVNDARIPDNEGNQPIDTPIVPNGPVGYWSTLPVKAMVHELRRHGIPASVSHTAGTFVCNHLFYGLMHYIAESQRPIRGGFIHIPYLPEQAARHPGQPSMALETVVKGLRIVIDVAFRQEEDIATSEGSIC